In Rosa chinensis cultivar Old Blush chromosome 1, RchiOBHm-V2, whole genome shotgun sequence, a genomic segment contains:
- the LOC112183361 gene encoding adenine/guanine permease AZG1: protein MVMEAPPPAAKPSHLTRLNTYVAKSRVGKRFKLTERNSTFTTELRAGTATFLTMAYILAVNASILTDSGGTCSVSDCIPLCSDSSLSVNNCTGTVIQPDASCKFDPVNPGYTACLDRVRKDLIVATVASSLIGCVIMGAFANLPLALAPGMGTNAYFAYTVVGFHGSGNVSYQSALAAVFMEGLIFLLISAIGLRAQLAKLIPKPVRISSSAGIGLFLAFIGLQSNQGIGLVGYSSSTLVTIGACPASKRVSLAPVVTAANGTVSLLAGGTVSGDIFCTQGRMESPTFWLGIVGFVIIAYCLVKNIKGAMIYGIVFVTAVSWFRNTEVTAFPHTAAGDAAYEYFKKVFDVHTIQSTAGALSFKSFGKGYFWEALITFLYVDILDTTGTLYSMARFAGFMDQDGNFEGQYFAFMSDATSIVVGSLLGTSPVTTFIESSTGIREGGRTGLTALTAAGYFFFALFFTPLLASIPAWAVGPPLILVGVLMMKSVVEIEWDDMRQAIPAFVTLILMPLTYSIAYGLIGGIGTFIVLHLWDWSRELLVKLGVLKGEQEEEEAVGSNGVVHDHSKEDQASKVLELEV, encoded by the coding sequence ATGGTCATGGAGGCTCCTCCGCCGGCTGCGAAGCCCAGCCACTTAACTCGGCTCAACACCTACGTCGCCAAGAGCCGCGTTGGCAAGCGCTTCAAACTCACCGAGCGAAACTCAACCTTCACCACCGAGCTCCGGGCCGGTACCGCCACGTTTCTCACCATGGCATACATCCTCGCCGTCAACGCCTCCATCCTCACCGACTCCGGCGGCACCTGCTCCGTCTCGGACTGCATCCCTCTCTGCTCCGACTCCTCCCTCTCCGTCAACAACTGCACTGGAACAGTCATCCAACCCGATGCGTCATGCAAATTCGATCCGGTCAACCCCGGCTACACGGCCTGCCTTGACCGCGTCCGGAAAGACCTCATCGTTGCCACCGTGGCCTCCTCCCTCATCGGTTGCGTAATCATGGGCGCATTCGCCAACCTGCCTCTCGCCTTGGCCCCGGGAATGGGCACCAACGCTTACTTCGCCTACACCGTCGTCGGGTTTCACGGATCAGGCAACGTCTCATACCAGAGCGCCTTGGCAGCCGTTTTCATGGAAGGTCTTATTTTCCTCTTAATTTCCGCGATTGGACTCCGCGCTCAACTCGCCAAATTGATCCCCAAACCCGTCCGGATCAGCTCCTCCGCAGGCATCGGCCTCTTCCTCGCCTTCATCGGCCTGCAGTCCAACCAGGGAATCGGACTCGTCGGCTACAGCTCCTCCACTCTCGTCACCATCGGAGCCTGCCCCGCCTCCAAGCGCGTGTCGCTGGCGCCCGTAGTAACTGCCGCGAACGGCACCGTCAGCCTGCTGGCTGGCGGCACGGTCTCGGGTGACATATTCTGCACGCAAGGCCGCATGGAGAGCCCCACATTCTGGCTAGGGATAGTCGGCTTCGTCATCATCGCCTACTGCCTCGTCAAAAACATCAAGGGCGCCATGATCTACGGCATCGTCTTCGTCACGGCCGTCTCGTGGTTCCGTAACACAGAAGTAACGGCGTTCCCCCACACTGCCGCAGGCGACGCCGCCTACGAGTATTTCAAAAAAGTCTTCGACGTACATACGATCCAATCCACGGCGGGGGCCCTCAGCTTCAAGAGCTTCGGCAAAGGGTATTTCTGGGAAGCCCTAATTACGTTCCTCTACGTAGACATACTGGACACGACGGGTACCCTATACTCCATGGCCCGTTTCGCAGGGTTCATGGACCAGGACGGTAATTTCGAAGGTCAATACTTCGCCTTCATGTCCGACGCCACGTCGATCGTGGTGGGGTCCTTGCTTGGCACGTCACCGGTGACGACGTTTATCGAGTCATCGACGGGGATAAGAGAAGGCGGGAGGACGGGACTGACGGCGCTGACGGCTGCGGGCTACTTTTTCTTTGCGTTATTCTTCACGCCGTTATTGGCTTCCATTCCGGCTTGGGCGGTGGGCCCGCCGCTGATATTAGTCGGCGTGCTGATGATGAAGTCGGTGGTGGAGATAGAGTGGGATGATATGAGGCAGGCGATTCCGGCGTTTGTGACTTTGATACTGATGCCGTTGACTTACTCAATAGCCTATGGTTTGATTGGTGGCATTGGGACCTTTATTGTTCTGCACCTGTGGGATTGGAGCAGAGAACTTTTGGTCAAGCTGGGAGTTTTGAAAGGTgaacaagaggaagaagaagctgtTGGGTCCAACGGGGTGGTGCATGATCATTCCAAAGAAGACCAAGCTTCAAAAGTACTTGAGCTTGAAGTTTAg
- the LOC112183751 gene encoding uncharacterized protein LOC112183751 isoform X5 yields the protein MFRKERFFSVSLVVFFVLWHTSSAGYPQSQLKGTATSTSVNELKGNVNQASNAYPIGWEHLDWFYVSVRIGLFLWIALLNLITISSTWARVIDVMDSESGSRLFGFIGAGATLGQLCGSLFATGMAFLGPFLLLFSALLMEFAAQSSKGITQDVPHLHEELTPIRTCKLGSGTLFHAKTKHTVQTRPRILSATILKAEPDQQNEPDGQTVQNIKGVSPKSSTPVVKPRLWAILDGFRLILSSSYLLYVSLFLWLSAVVSSFFYFQKVSVIAMTVTSSLGRRKLLAQINSFIAIFILAGQLTITGHFLTVVGVTTAICSAPVVAFLNLVATAIWPTWVAIAISETLRKFVTYVVARPGRELLFTVVSQDEKYKAKVCIDVFVQRLGDATAAGMYKLLFSTLNGRASTVSLYGLPVCLLWIVIAFHLGRRQAELARVRTHSTS from the exons ATGTTCCGAAAGGAAAG GTTTTTTAGTGTGTCACTTGTTgtgttctttgttctctggCATACTTCATCGGCTGGATATCCGCAGTCACAGTTGAAG GGTACAGCCACATCCACGTCAGTAAATGAACTGAAGGGTAATGTTAATCAAGCTAGTAATGCATATCCCATAGGTTGGGAGCACCTTGATTGGTTCTATGTTTCTGTTCGAATTGGATTGTTTCTGTGG ATTGCTCTACTTAATCTAATTACAATTTCTTCAACTTGGGCTAGAGTAATCGATGTTATGGACAGTGAG TCAGGTTCCAGATTATTTGGTTTTATTGGTGCTGGAGCCACACTTGGACAGCTTTGCGGGTCATTGTTTGCCACCGGAATGGCTTTCTTGGGGCCAT TTTTACTACTGTTTTCTGCTTTGCTGATGGAGTTTGCGGCACAGTCATCAAAAGGGATAACCCAGGATGTGCCCCATCTCCATGAGGAACTAACACCCATCAG GACGTGTAAACTGGGTTCTGGAACCTTGTTTCATGCTAAAACTAAGCATACTGTGCAGACAAGACCAAGAATTCTCTCTGCTACAATTTT AAAAGCTGAGCCTGATCAGCAGAATGAGCCTGATGGGCAAACCGTTCAAAATATCAAAGGAGTTTCTCCCAAGTCTTCTACTCCGGTGGTGAAGCCTCGGCTTTGGGCCATCTTAGATGGATTTCGGCTTATATTGTCATCATCTTACTTATTGTATGTGTCTTTGTTCCTGTGGCTGAGTGCGGTTGTCTCttcattcttttattttcag AAAGTAAGTGTCATTGCCATGACTGTTACTAGTTCTCTTGGAAGAAGAAAATTGCTTGCCCAGATAAACAGCTTTATTGCTATTTTTATCCTCGCCGGACAACTTACCATAACG GGGCATTTTCTCACTGTTGTGGGAGTTACTACAGCTATTTGTTCTGCTCCAGTTGTTGCCTTCTTGAATTTGGTTGCAACTGCTATTTGGCCAACTTGGGTAGCCATTGCTATTTCTGAGACCCTGCGGAAG TTTGTTACATATGTTGTAGCCAGGCCTGGCAGAGAACTCCTATTTACTGTTGTCTCACAGGATGAAAAGTACAAAGCAAAG GTTTGCATTGATGTGTTTGTTCAAAGACTCGGAGATGCTACAGCAGCAGGAATGTACAAGCTACTTTTCAGCACTCTTAATGGGAGAGCATCAACTGTGTCTCTCTACGGCCTGCCT GTCTGTTTGCTGTGGATAGTGATTGCATTTCATTTAGGACGCCGTCAAGCAGAACTTGCAAGGGTCCGGACACACTCCACTTCTTAA
- the LOC112183751 gene encoding uncharacterized protein LOC112183751 isoform X1: MSRSRVDAILSMFVTVHPHETSALLHSSASFFFILCAYFVVLPLRDEGAISLGLSNLPSLFIGSLLLTSVAAPLATLFFSLPNVPKGKALVLMHRFFSVSLVVFFVLWHTSSAGYPQSQLKGTATSTSVNELKGNVNQASNAYPIGWEHLDWFYVSVRIGLFLWIALLNLITISSTWARVIDVMDSESGSRLFGFIGAGATLGQLCGSLFATGMAFLGPFLLLFSALLMEFAAQSSKGITQDVPHLHEELTPIRTCKLGSGTLFHAKTKHTVQTRPRILSATILKAEPDQQNEPDGQTVQNIKGVSPKSSTPVVKPRLWAILDGFRLILSSSYLLYVSLFLWLSAVVSSFFYFQKVSVIAMTVTSSLGRRKLLAQINSFIAIFILAGQLTITGHFLTVVGVTTAICSAPVVAFLNLVATAIWPTWVAIAISETLRKFVTYVVARPGRELLFTVVSQDEKYKAKVCIDVFVQRLGDATAAGMYKLLFSTLNGRASTVSLYGLPVCLLWIVIAFHLGRRQAELARVRTHSTS, encoded by the exons ATGAGCAGGTCTCGCGTGGATGCGATTCTGTCCATGTTCGTTACGGTGCACCCTCACGAGACCTCAGCTCTGCTCCACTCCTCGGCTTCCTTCTTTTTC ATTTTGTGCGCTTACTTCGTGGTGCTTCCGCTTCGAGATGAAGGTGCAATCTCTCTAGGCCTATCGAACCTTCCGAGCCTATTTATAGGTTCTCTGCTTCTGACTTCCGTTGCTGCACCACTCGcaactctctttttctctttgccGAATGTTCCGAAAGGAAAG GCTTTGGTTTTAATGCACAGGTTTTTTAGTGTGTCACTTGTTgtgttctttgttctctggCATACTTCATCGGCTGGATATCCGCAGTCACAGTTGAAG GGTACAGCCACATCCACGTCAGTAAATGAACTGAAGGGTAATGTTAATCAAGCTAGTAATGCATATCCCATAGGTTGGGAGCACCTTGATTGGTTCTATGTTTCTGTTCGAATTGGATTGTTTCTGTGG ATTGCTCTACTTAATCTAATTACAATTTCTTCAACTTGGGCTAGAGTAATCGATGTTATGGACAGTGAG TCAGGTTCCAGATTATTTGGTTTTATTGGTGCTGGAGCCACACTTGGACAGCTTTGCGGGTCATTGTTTGCCACCGGAATGGCTTTCTTGGGGCCAT TTTTACTACTGTTTTCTGCTTTGCTGATGGAGTTTGCGGCACAGTCATCAAAAGGGATAACCCAGGATGTGCCCCATCTCCATGAGGAACTAACACCCATCAG GACGTGTAAACTGGGTTCTGGAACCTTGTTTCATGCTAAAACTAAGCATACTGTGCAGACAAGACCAAGAATTCTCTCTGCTACAATTTT AAAAGCTGAGCCTGATCAGCAGAATGAGCCTGATGGGCAAACCGTTCAAAATATCAAAGGAGTTTCTCCCAAGTCTTCTACTCCGGTGGTGAAGCCTCGGCTTTGGGCCATCTTAGATGGATTTCGGCTTATATTGTCATCATCTTACTTATTGTATGTGTCTTTGTTCCTGTGGCTGAGTGCGGTTGTCTCttcattcttttattttcag AAAGTAAGTGTCATTGCCATGACTGTTACTAGTTCTCTTGGAAGAAGAAAATTGCTTGCCCAGATAAACAGCTTTATTGCTATTTTTATCCTCGCCGGACAACTTACCATAACG GGGCATTTTCTCACTGTTGTGGGAGTTACTACAGCTATTTGTTCTGCTCCAGTTGTTGCCTTCTTGAATTTGGTTGCAACTGCTATTTGGCCAACTTGGGTAGCCATTGCTATTTCTGAGACCCTGCGGAAG TTTGTTACATATGTTGTAGCCAGGCCTGGCAGAGAACTCCTATTTACTGTTGTCTCACAGGATGAAAAGTACAAAGCAAAG GTTTGCATTGATGTGTTTGTTCAAAGACTCGGAGATGCTACAGCAGCAGGAATGTACAAGCTACTTTTCAGCACTCTTAATGGGAGAGCATCAACTGTGTCTCTCTACGGCCTGCCT GTCTGTTTGCTGTGGATAGTGATTGCATTTCATTTAGGACGCCGTCAAGCAGAACTTGCAAGGGTCCGGACACACTCCACTTCTTAA
- the LOC112183751 gene encoding uncharacterized protein LOC112183751 isoform X4 — translation MSRSRVDAILSMFVTVHPHETSALLHSSASFFFILCAYFVVLPLRDEGAISLGLSNLPSLFIGSLLLTSVAAPLATLFFSLPNVPKGKSGSRLFGFIGAGATLGQLCGSLFATGMAFLGPFLLLFSALLMEFAAQSSKGITQDVPHLHEELTPIRTCKLGSGTLFHAKTKHTVQTRPRILSATILKAEPDQQNEPDGQTVQNIKGVSPKSSTPVVKPRLWAILDGFRLILSSSYLLYVSLFLWLSAVVSSFFYFQKVSVIAMTVTSSLGRRKLLAQINSFIAIFILAGQLTITGHFLTVVGVTTAICSAPVVAFLNLVATAIWPTWVAIAISETLRKFVTYVVARPGRELLFTVVSQDEKYKAKVCIDVFVQRLGDATAAGMYKLLFSTLNGRASTVSLYGLPVCLLWIVIAFHLGRRQAELARVRTHSTS, via the exons ATGAGCAGGTCTCGCGTGGATGCGATTCTGTCCATGTTCGTTACGGTGCACCCTCACGAGACCTCAGCTCTGCTCCACTCCTCGGCTTCCTTCTTTTTC ATTTTGTGCGCTTACTTCGTGGTGCTTCCGCTTCGAGATGAAGGTGCAATCTCTCTAGGCCTATCGAACCTTCCGAGCCTATTTATAGGTTCTCTGCTTCTGACTTCCGTTGCTGCACCACTCGcaactctctttttctctttgccGAATGTTCCGAAAGGAAAG TCAGGTTCCAGATTATTTGGTTTTATTGGTGCTGGAGCCACACTTGGACAGCTTTGCGGGTCATTGTTTGCCACCGGAATGGCTTTCTTGGGGCCAT TTTTACTACTGTTTTCTGCTTTGCTGATGGAGTTTGCGGCACAGTCATCAAAAGGGATAACCCAGGATGTGCCCCATCTCCATGAGGAACTAACACCCATCAG GACGTGTAAACTGGGTTCTGGAACCTTGTTTCATGCTAAAACTAAGCATACTGTGCAGACAAGACCAAGAATTCTCTCTGCTACAATTTT AAAAGCTGAGCCTGATCAGCAGAATGAGCCTGATGGGCAAACCGTTCAAAATATCAAAGGAGTTTCTCCCAAGTCTTCTACTCCGGTGGTGAAGCCTCGGCTTTGGGCCATCTTAGATGGATTTCGGCTTATATTGTCATCATCTTACTTATTGTATGTGTCTTTGTTCCTGTGGCTGAGTGCGGTTGTCTCttcattcttttattttcag AAAGTAAGTGTCATTGCCATGACTGTTACTAGTTCTCTTGGAAGAAGAAAATTGCTTGCCCAGATAAACAGCTTTATTGCTATTTTTATCCTCGCCGGACAACTTACCATAACG GGGCATTTTCTCACTGTTGTGGGAGTTACTACAGCTATTTGTTCTGCTCCAGTTGTTGCCTTCTTGAATTTGGTTGCAACTGCTATTTGGCCAACTTGGGTAGCCATTGCTATTTCTGAGACCCTGCGGAAG TTTGTTACATATGTTGTAGCCAGGCCTGGCAGAGAACTCCTATTTACTGTTGTCTCACAGGATGAAAAGTACAAAGCAAAG GTTTGCATTGATGTGTTTGTTCAAAGACTCGGAGATGCTACAGCAGCAGGAATGTACAAGCTACTTTTCAGCACTCTTAATGGGAGAGCATCAACTGTGTCTCTCTACGGCCTGCCT GTCTGTTTGCTGTGGATAGTGATTGCATTTCATTTAGGACGCCGTCAAGCAGAACTTGCAAGGGTCCGGACACACTCCACTTCTTAA
- the LOC112183751 gene encoding uncharacterized protein LOC112183751 isoform X3, whose protein sequence is MSRSRVDAILSMFVTVHPHETSALLHSSASFFFILCAYFVVLPLRDEGAISLGLSNLPSLFIGSLLLTSVAAPLATLFFSLPNVPKGKIALLNLITISSTWARVIDVMDSESGSRLFGFIGAGATLGQLCGSLFATGMAFLGPFLLLFSALLMEFAAQSSKGITQDVPHLHEELTPIRTCKLGSGTLFHAKTKHTVQTRPRILSATILKAEPDQQNEPDGQTVQNIKGVSPKSSTPVVKPRLWAILDGFRLILSSSYLLYVSLFLWLSAVVSSFFYFQKVSVIAMTVTSSLGRRKLLAQINSFIAIFILAGQLTITGHFLTVVGVTTAICSAPVVAFLNLVATAIWPTWVAIAISETLRKFVTYVVARPGRELLFTVVSQDEKYKAKVCIDVFVQRLGDATAAGMYKLLFSTLNGRASTVSLYGLPVCLLWIVIAFHLGRRQAELARVRTHSTS, encoded by the exons ATGAGCAGGTCTCGCGTGGATGCGATTCTGTCCATGTTCGTTACGGTGCACCCTCACGAGACCTCAGCTCTGCTCCACTCCTCGGCTTCCTTCTTTTTC ATTTTGTGCGCTTACTTCGTGGTGCTTCCGCTTCGAGATGAAGGTGCAATCTCTCTAGGCCTATCGAACCTTCCGAGCCTATTTATAGGTTCTCTGCTTCTGACTTCCGTTGCTGCACCACTCGcaactctctttttctctttgccGAATGTTCCGAAAGGAAAG ATTGCTCTACTTAATCTAATTACAATTTCTTCAACTTGGGCTAGAGTAATCGATGTTATGGACAGTGAG TCAGGTTCCAGATTATTTGGTTTTATTGGTGCTGGAGCCACACTTGGACAGCTTTGCGGGTCATTGTTTGCCACCGGAATGGCTTTCTTGGGGCCAT TTTTACTACTGTTTTCTGCTTTGCTGATGGAGTTTGCGGCACAGTCATCAAAAGGGATAACCCAGGATGTGCCCCATCTCCATGAGGAACTAACACCCATCAG GACGTGTAAACTGGGTTCTGGAACCTTGTTTCATGCTAAAACTAAGCATACTGTGCAGACAAGACCAAGAATTCTCTCTGCTACAATTTT AAAAGCTGAGCCTGATCAGCAGAATGAGCCTGATGGGCAAACCGTTCAAAATATCAAAGGAGTTTCTCCCAAGTCTTCTACTCCGGTGGTGAAGCCTCGGCTTTGGGCCATCTTAGATGGATTTCGGCTTATATTGTCATCATCTTACTTATTGTATGTGTCTTTGTTCCTGTGGCTGAGTGCGGTTGTCTCttcattcttttattttcag AAAGTAAGTGTCATTGCCATGACTGTTACTAGTTCTCTTGGAAGAAGAAAATTGCTTGCCCAGATAAACAGCTTTATTGCTATTTTTATCCTCGCCGGACAACTTACCATAACG GGGCATTTTCTCACTGTTGTGGGAGTTACTACAGCTATTTGTTCTGCTCCAGTTGTTGCCTTCTTGAATTTGGTTGCAACTGCTATTTGGCCAACTTGGGTAGCCATTGCTATTTCTGAGACCCTGCGGAAG TTTGTTACATATGTTGTAGCCAGGCCTGGCAGAGAACTCCTATTTACTGTTGTCTCACAGGATGAAAAGTACAAAGCAAAG GTTTGCATTGATGTGTTTGTTCAAAGACTCGGAGATGCTACAGCAGCAGGAATGTACAAGCTACTTTTCAGCACTCTTAATGGGAGAGCATCAACTGTGTCTCTCTACGGCCTGCCT GTCTGTTTGCTGTGGATAGTGATTGCATTTCATTTAGGACGCCGTCAAGCAGAACTTGCAAGGGTCCGGACACACTCCACTTCTTAA
- the LOC112183751 gene encoding uncharacterized protein LOC112183751 isoform X2 encodes MSRSRVDAILSMFVTVHPHETSALLHSSASFFFILCAYFVVLPLRDEGAISLGLSNLPSLFIGSLLLTSVAAPLATLFFSLPNVPKGKALVLMHRFFSVSLVVFFVLWHTSSAGYPQSQLKGTATSTSVNELKGNVNQASNAYPIGWEHLDWFYVSVRIGLFLWIALLNLITISSTWARVIDVMDSESGSRLFGFIGAGATLGQLCGSLFATGMAFLGPFLLLFSALLMEFAAQSSKGITQDVPHLHEELTPIRKAEPDQQNEPDGQTVQNIKGVSPKSSTPVVKPRLWAILDGFRLILSSSYLLYVSLFLWLSAVVSSFFYFQKVSVIAMTVTSSLGRRKLLAQINSFIAIFILAGQLTITGHFLTVVGVTTAICSAPVVAFLNLVATAIWPTWVAIAISETLRKFVTYVVARPGRELLFTVVSQDEKYKAKVCIDVFVQRLGDATAAGMYKLLFSTLNGRASTVSLYGLPVCLLWIVIAFHLGRRQAELARVRTHSTS; translated from the exons ATGAGCAGGTCTCGCGTGGATGCGATTCTGTCCATGTTCGTTACGGTGCACCCTCACGAGACCTCAGCTCTGCTCCACTCCTCGGCTTCCTTCTTTTTC ATTTTGTGCGCTTACTTCGTGGTGCTTCCGCTTCGAGATGAAGGTGCAATCTCTCTAGGCCTATCGAACCTTCCGAGCCTATTTATAGGTTCTCTGCTTCTGACTTCCGTTGCTGCACCACTCGcaactctctttttctctttgccGAATGTTCCGAAAGGAAAG GCTTTGGTTTTAATGCACAGGTTTTTTAGTGTGTCACTTGTTgtgttctttgttctctggCATACTTCATCGGCTGGATATCCGCAGTCACAGTTGAAG GGTACAGCCACATCCACGTCAGTAAATGAACTGAAGGGTAATGTTAATCAAGCTAGTAATGCATATCCCATAGGTTGGGAGCACCTTGATTGGTTCTATGTTTCTGTTCGAATTGGATTGTTTCTGTGG ATTGCTCTACTTAATCTAATTACAATTTCTTCAACTTGGGCTAGAGTAATCGATGTTATGGACAGTGAG TCAGGTTCCAGATTATTTGGTTTTATTGGTGCTGGAGCCACACTTGGACAGCTTTGCGGGTCATTGTTTGCCACCGGAATGGCTTTCTTGGGGCCAT TTTTACTACTGTTTTCTGCTTTGCTGATGGAGTTTGCGGCACAGTCATCAAAAGGGATAACCCAGGATGTGCCCCATCTCCATGAGGAACTAACACCCATCAG AAAAGCTGAGCCTGATCAGCAGAATGAGCCTGATGGGCAAACCGTTCAAAATATCAAAGGAGTTTCTCCCAAGTCTTCTACTCCGGTGGTGAAGCCTCGGCTTTGGGCCATCTTAGATGGATTTCGGCTTATATTGTCATCATCTTACTTATTGTATGTGTCTTTGTTCCTGTGGCTGAGTGCGGTTGTCTCttcattcttttattttcag AAAGTAAGTGTCATTGCCATGACTGTTACTAGTTCTCTTGGAAGAAGAAAATTGCTTGCCCAGATAAACAGCTTTATTGCTATTTTTATCCTCGCCGGACAACTTACCATAACG GGGCATTTTCTCACTGTTGTGGGAGTTACTACAGCTATTTGTTCTGCTCCAGTTGTTGCCTTCTTGAATTTGGTTGCAACTGCTATTTGGCCAACTTGGGTAGCCATTGCTATTTCTGAGACCCTGCGGAAG TTTGTTACATATGTTGTAGCCAGGCCTGGCAGAGAACTCCTATTTACTGTTGTCTCACAGGATGAAAAGTACAAAGCAAAG GTTTGCATTGATGTGTTTGTTCAAAGACTCGGAGATGCTACAGCAGCAGGAATGTACAAGCTACTTTTCAGCACTCTTAATGGGAGAGCATCAACTGTGTCTCTCTACGGCCTGCCT GTCTGTTTGCTGTGGATAGTGATTGCATTTCATTTAGGACGCCGTCAAGCAGAACTTGCAAGGGTCCGGACACACTCCACTTCTTAA